The following are encoded in a window of Paraburkholderia hospita genomic DNA:
- a CDS encoding chemotaxis protein CheW — protein MLHDAPDHSSASVRVDDCWNRIGTRGDNTCPRLVEYFRCLNCPVFAQGAAQLFDRPLRDTDLVARAEPVGSPAEMREASAQTQSALAFRVAGEWLALPTRVLREIDDIRAIHSLPHQRSRAVLGVVNVRGALTVAVSLGELLNMDRAADTKQAARNGYARMLVAAHDSEPAAPPVALPVDEVEGVIRCADAELLPVPATLAHATASHARGVLAWRGGTVGLIDPARLFESIARSLR, from the coding sequence ATGCTGCACGACGCTCCTGATCATTCAAGCGCGTCCGTGCGCGTCGACGACTGCTGGAACCGCATCGGCACGCGCGGCGACAACACGTGCCCGCGCCTCGTCGAGTATTTTCGCTGCCTGAACTGCCCGGTCTTCGCGCAGGGCGCAGCGCAGTTGTTCGACCGGCCTTTGCGCGACACGGACCTCGTTGCGCGTGCGGAGCCGGTCGGGTCGCCAGCCGAAATGCGTGAAGCGTCCGCGCAGACGCAGTCCGCCCTCGCCTTTCGCGTCGCGGGCGAATGGCTTGCGCTGCCGACCCGCGTGCTGCGCGAGATCGACGATATCCGCGCGATCCATTCGCTGCCGCATCAGCGCTCGCGCGCCGTGCTCGGCGTCGTCAACGTGCGCGGCGCGCTGACCGTTGCGGTTTCGCTCGGCGAACTGCTGAACATGGACCGCGCCGCCGACACGAAACAGGCCGCGCGCAATGGCTATGCGCGGATGCTGGTCGCCGCGCACGACAGCGAGCCCGCCGCACCGCCCGTTGCCTTGCCCGTCGACGAGGTCGAAGGCGTGATCCGTTGTGCCGACGCCGAACTGCTGCCCGTGCCCGCGACGCTCGCGCACGCCACCGCGTCGCATGCGCGCGGCGTGCTCGCGTGGCGCGGCGGAACCGTCGGCCTGATCGACCCGGCGCGGCTGTTTGAATCGATTGCCCGGAGCCTGCGATGA
- a CDS encoding CheR family methyltransferase: protein MNAATAFVPRFEAWLLRETGIDASSLGINAVERAVLERVRVTRLGLAAHDTSVAVDPAEIDAYWQQLTVSRDERQGLIEALVVPETWFYRDREAYVALARLANERLVRDPMHVLRVLSLPCSTGEEPYTIAMTLLDDGIGENRFTVDAFDISARVIEHARAGLYGRNSFRGHPLAFRDRHFTALNDSWQLSERVRETVRFSHANLFDLQAGAQAPYDFIFCRNVLIYFDREAQDRAIRVLDANLANGGTIFVGPAETGLMMRHAMTSARIPLAFAFRRSTPEETNAARAVKPLALSAANVTTTQAARTPAFTAATRETTKPPFANRALTPPPVRTQQTVRAPTPQPAAEPSLAAARRHADAGEFDEAERLAHQHAIVHGPNVDAFHLLGLIADARGRSADAADFYRKALYLDPAHYEALTHLAALLDIGGDRAGAQNLMQRAQRSAARAAQSTQSTQSAQAPTDDAQRSRGFHAARRS from the coding sequence ATGAACGCCGCGACCGCTTTCGTGCCGCGCTTCGAAGCCTGGCTCCTGCGGGAGACGGGGATCGACGCGTCGTCGCTGGGCATCAACGCGGTGGAGCGCGCGGTACTCGAACGCGTGCGCGTGACGCGCCTTGGCCTCGCGGCGCACGACACGAGCGTCGCCGTCGATCCCGCCGAGATCGATGCGTACTGGCAGCAACTGACCGTGTCGCGCGACGAACGGCAGGGGCTGATTGAGGCGCTCGTCGTGCCCGAAACATGGTTCTATCGCGATCGCGAGGCGTATGTCGCACTCGCGCGGCTCGCGAACGAGCGGCTCGTGCGCGATCCGATGCACGTGCTGCGCGTGCTGAGCCTGCCGTGCTCGACGGGCGAGGAACCGTACACGATCGCGATGACGCTGCTCGACGACGGCATCGGCGAGAACCGCTTCACCGTCGATGCCTTCGATATCAGTGCGCGCGTGATCGAGCATGCGCGCGCGGGCCTCTACGGGCGCAATTCGTTTCGCGGCCATCCGCTCGCGTTTCGTGACCGGCATTTCACGGCGCTAAACGACAGCTGGCAACTGAGCGAACGCGTGCGCGAGACGGTGCGCTTCTCGCACGCGAACCTGTTCGACCTGCAGGCGGGCGCGCAGGCACCGTACGACTTCATTTTCTGCCGCAACGTGCTGATCTATTTCGACCGCGAAGCGCAGGACCGTGCCATCCGCGTGCTCGACGCGAATCTCGCCAACGGCGGCACGATCTTCGTCGGCCCCGCCGAAACGGGCCTGATGATGCGGCACGCGATGACATCCGCGCGCATTCCGCTCGCGTTTGCTTTCCGGCGCAGCACGCCCGAGGAAACGAATGCGGCGCGCGCGGTCAAACCGCTTGCCTTGAGCGCGGCAAACGTGACGACGACGCAAGCTGCGCGTACGCCCGCGTTCACGGCGGCAACTCGCGAAACCACGAAACCGCCGTTTGCGAACCGCGCCCTCACGCCGCCGCCCGTGCGCACGCAACAGACCGTGCGAGCGCCCACGCCGCAACCCGCCGCGGAACCATCGCTCGCTGCCGCGCGCCGTCACGCCGATGCCGGTGAATTCGACGAAGCCGAGCGCCTCGCGCATCAGCATGCGATCGTGCATGGGCCGAATGTCGACGCGTTCCATCTGCTCGGCCTGATCGCCGATGCGCGCGGCCGCAGCGCCGACGCCGCCGACTTCTATCGTAAGGCGCTCTATCTGGACCCCGCGCATTACGAAGCGCTCACGCATCTGGCCGCGCTGCTCGACATCGGCGGCGATCGGGCGGGCGCGCAGAATCTGATGCAGCGCGCGCAACGCTCGGCGGCGCGCGCGGCTCAATCGACACAATCGACACAATCGGCTCAGGCGCCAACGGACGATGCGCAACGTTCACGAGGATTCCATGCTGCACGACGCTCCTGA
- a CDS encoding chemotaxis protein CheW — MLFLLFELDRDRYALDAADIVEVQTLTATKAIPGAPAWVAGVIERHGEPVPVIDLAQLALGRPSQYWRSTRLVFVHYRDTREPADADTPPRLLGLIVERATQTRRIEREHFADSGIATPHARWLGPVASDESGLIQWIDVQQMLDDEVKALLFPQPQPHTR, encoded by the coding sequence ATGCTCTTCCTTCTGTTCGAACTCGACCGCGACCGCTATGCGCTCGATGCCGCCGACATCGTCGAAGTGCAGACGCTGACGGCCACCAAGGCGATTCCCGGCGCGCCCGCGTGGGTCGCGGGCGTGATCGAGCGGCACGGCGAACCTGTGCCCGTGATCGATCTCGCGCAACTCGCGCTTGGGCGTCCGTCGCAGTACTGGCGCTCGACCCGGCTCGTGTTCGTCCACTATCGTGACACGCGCGAACCCGCTGACGCGGACACGCCGCCGCGGCTGCTCGGCCTGATCGTCGAACGGGCGACGCAGACGCGCCGGATCGAGCGCGAACATTTCGCCGACAGCGGCATCGCGACGCCGCACGCGCGCTGGCTCGGCCCCGTCGCAAGCGACGAGTCCGGCTTGATCCAATGGATCGACGTGCAGCAGATGCTCGACGACGAGGTGAAAGCGCTGCTCTTCCCGCAACCCCAACCTCATACGCGATGA